One Natrarchaeobaculum sulfurireducens genomic window carries:
- a CDS encoding DUF7344 domain-containing protein, whose translation MFRANTIPEEDIYEILANRRRRETLRQLMTSTSQNPMTLHDLSQEVAARETGQAPPPKAIRESVYNSLHQTHLPKLDELGIVHYDRDARTVQVRKRARDIDRYMEVVTGYGVTWSELYRTIGVGSLTILLAAMLEVPFISAVDPLLWVVIFLSIFSITIASQLWSNRWLILRALVG comes from the coding sequence ATGTTCAGGGCGAATACCATTCCGGAAGAAGACATCTACGAAATACTCGCTAACCGTCGTCGTCGAGAGACGCTGCGACAATTAATGACCTCGACGAGCCAGAATCCTATGACGCTTCACGATCTTTCCCAGGAGGTTGCCGCCCGTGAAACCGGCCAAGCGCCGCCACCGAAAGCCATCCGAGAGAGCGTCTACAACTCACTGCACCAGACACACCTTCCGAAACTGGACGAACTGGGCATCGTTCACTACGACCGCGACGCTCGAACTGTCCAAGTGCGCAAGCGCGCACGAGACATTGACCGCTATATGGAAGTCGTCACTGGGTACGGCGTCACCTGGAGCGAGCTCTATCGAACCATCGGTGTAGGCTCCCTAACGATTTTGTTAGCAGCAATGCTCGAGGTGCCGTTCATCTCTGCCGTCGATCCGTTGCTGTGGGTGGTTATCTTTCTCAGTATATTCTCGATCACGATCGCCAGCCAACTGTGGTCAAACCGGTGGCTCATTCTGCGTGCACTGGTTGGGTGA
- a CDS encoding DUF7344 domain-containing protein — protein MSVTRHQPSDGSSPLKLSHQGIDRETAYRILSNRRRRFVIHYLMTTDEKISLRALSEQVAAWENGISRDKVTSTQRKRVYTALHQAHLPKLSTVGLVEYDTRQKVIGPTENIDTLQVYLDVVSEDDIPWSVFYTGTALVFATSVLLGWVGLVPFALLSGYAWAMLLSATFVGIGAVNLYQNRQNRLGANHLPPEVTLDADNVVTD, from the coding sequence ATGAGCGTGACGAGACACCAACCCTCTGATGGGAGTAGTCCTCTGAAACTATCACATCAGGGTATCGACCGAGAGACTGCTTACCGAATTTTGAGCAATAGACGACGAAGGTTTGTCATCCATTATCTAATGACAACCGACGAAAAAATCAGTCTACGAGCCCTATCTGAGCAGGTTGCTGCGTGGGAAAACGGCATATCTCGAGACAAAGTAACGTCGACACAGCGAAAACGCGTCTATACGGCGCTTCATCAGGCACACCTGCCCAAGCTCAGTACAGTGGGACTCGTCGAATACGATACGAGACAGAAGGTAATCGGCCCGACTGAGAATATCGATACTCTCCAGGTCTACTTGGACGTTGTTTCAGAAGATGACATTCCGTGGAGTGTCTTCTATACTGGTACTGCATTGGTGTTCGCAACAAGTGTGTTGCTCGGTTGGGTTGGGTTGGTGCCGTTCGCGTTACTCTCCGGATACGCATGGGCGATGTTGTTGTCGGCCACGTTCGTGGGTATCGGTGCAGTAAATCTCTACCAGAATCGCCAAAACCGACTGGGGGCAAACCACCTACCACCGGAAGTCACTCTTGATGCTGATAACGTGGTCACTGACTGA
- a CDS encoding DUF7344 domain-containing protein: MQLERTNDKQDTEQSGEQSTTSTDDRFTILSNSRRRHAIKYLASSDEPAVRLRDMAEQIAAWENDLSVYEVNYKQRKRVYTSLYQTHLPRMNRVDIVEYDQSSGMIWPTDGVTELYPYLEPTSPPVFDWHQVGIVVSGLCFFLVTVAFLELIPDGGWDGYGIAFLISMLFLTVTAGQYLDS, encoded by the coding sequence ATGCAACTCGAGCGGACAAACGACAAGCAAGACACCGAGCAGAGTGGTGAGCAGTCGACGACATCGACGGACGATCGGTTCACGATCCTGTCAAACTCGCGTCGTCGGCACGCCATCAAGTATCTAGCGAGTTCAGACGAACCGGCAGTACGACTGCGAGATATGGCCGAACAGATCGCTGCGTGGGAAAACGACCTCTCGGTGTACGAAGTGAACTACAAGCAGCGAAAACGCGTGTACACGTCGTTGTATCAGACACACCTCCCGAGGATGAACCGGGTAGACATCGTCGAGTACGACCAGAGCTCCGGGATGATTTGGCCAACCGACGGTGTGACCGAGCTCTACCCGTATTTAGAACCGACGTCGCCGCCAGTATTTGATTGGCACCAGGTTGGAATCGTGGTGTCTGGACTCTGTTTTTTCCTCGTGACTGTGGCATTTCTTGAACTGATACCCGACGGAGGATGGGACGGATACGGCATTGCATTTCTGATTTCGATGCTATTCCTGACGGTTACGGCCGGACAGTATCTCGATAGTTGA
- a CDS encoding SipW-dependent-type signal peptide-containing protein, producing the protein MTDENQFRLTRRRALGGIAAIGVASAAAGVGTSAFFSDQETFEDNSITAGEFGLTVEQKITDIDQDEIGPDETAWLDRGGAEPGYVVANAIKIEDAKPGDEYEFCWDITVEENPGYVALAADSNDKNGYEAENVDADDLWDVESNDDLTTIGEATEVEDVTLDGETIAEYESFEELLEELEDGEPLGAFDLEEGGEAKKKLCIELSIPTGVGNELQGAVLDWDLAFYAEQQRHNDGDGVANNAADALGGSDVE; encoded by the coding sequence ATGACGGACGAAAACCAATTCCGACTGACTCGACGACGAGCACTTGGCGGTATCGCAGCGATCGGTGTTGCCTCCGCGGCCGCAGGCGTTGGAACGAGCGCGTTCTTCAGCGACCAGGAAACGTTCGAAGACAATTCTATTACGGCTGGCGAATTCGGCCTGACGGTTGAGCAGAAAATCACCGACATCGACCAGGACGAAATCGGCCCGGACGAGACGGCATGGCTCGATCGAGGCGGAGCAGAACCTGGGTACGTAGTCGCTAATGCGATCAAAATCGAGGACGCCAAACCCGGAGACGAGTACGAGTTCTGCTGGGACATCACCGTCGAAGAGAATCCCGGCTACGTGGCTCTCGCTGCTGACAGCAACGACAAGAATGGCTACGAAGCCGAAAACGTCGACGCCGACGATCTCTGGGACGTCGAAAGCAACGACGACCTCACTACCATCGGCGAAGCGACGGAAGTCGAAGACGTCACGCTCGACGGCGAGACGATCGCAGAGTACGAGTCCTTCGAGGAGCTTCTCGAGGAACTCGAAGATGGTGAACCACTCGGAGCGTTCGACTTGGAGGAGGGTGGCGAAGCGAAAAAGAAACTCTGCATCGAGCTGTCCATTCCGACAGGCGTCGGAAACGAACTTCAGGGTGCCGTCCTTGACTGGGACCTGGCGTTCTACGCCGAACAGCAGCGCCACAACGACGGAGACGGTGTCGCCAATAACGCGGCCGACGCGTTGGGAGGCTCTGACGTCGAATAG